From Vibrio crassostreae, one genomic window encodes:
- the dinF gene encoding MATE family efflux transporter DinF: MKLFNPQTIFQTLSNQAMHKKVLLLAIPMVLSNITVPLLGLVDAAVIGHLEHSWYLGGVALGGTMISVTFWLLGFLRMSTTGLAAQSYGANDGKQLGLVFVQGVTMALGFAGVFLLLHSLVADLVFSLSSASDQVKHYGQQYFSIRAWSAPAALTNFVILGWLLGTQNAKAPMWVVIITNITNIVLDIVFVIGLGWQVEGAAFASVMADYAGLTFGLICVYRIWAKKQLPSPWDLLKKTSHGLSRFVKLNRDIFLRSLCLQATFTFMTFQGASFGDDVVAANAVLMSFLMIISYGMDGFAYAMEAMVGKAIGAKDKDELNQSLIGTFFWSFNICLVLTIVFAIAGSSLINMITTIPDVKSQAEVYLPWLIAMPLVSMWCFLLDGIFVGATKGKDMRNSMFVATCCFFVIFFLASSLENHALWLAMLSFMAMRGIGLGVLFVSQWKKGEFLA; the protein is encoded by the coding sequence GTGAAGCTATTTAATCCCCAAACTATTTTTCAAACGCTATCCAATCAGGCGATGCACAAAAAAGTGCTGTTGCTCGCGATCCCGATGGTTCTCTCTAATATTACTGTTCCACTGCTGGGCTTAGTCGATGCGGCGGTTATCGGTCACCTCGAGCACTCTTGGTATTTAGGTGGTGTGGCACTGGGCGGCACAATGATCAGCGTGACCTTTTGGTTGCTCGGTTTCCTGCGTATGTCGACAACAGGGCTAGCCGCACAATCTTATGGTGCGAATGATGGCAAGCAACTTGGTTTGGTCTTCGTGCAAGGTGTGACCATGGCCTTAGGGTTTGCTGGTGTCTTTTTGCTTTTACACAGTCTAGTCGCCGATTTAGTTTTCTCATTGAGTAGCGCCAGTGATCAAGTTAAGCACTATGGTCAGCAATATTTCTCAATCCGCGCCTGGAGTGCACCTGCTGCGCTAACTAACTTTGTAATTCTAGGTTGGCTGCTCGGGACTCAAAATGCCAAAGCGCCAATGTGGGTGGTGATCATCACCAATATCACCAATATCGTTTTGGATATCGTTTTTGTTATCGGCTTAGGATGGCAAGTGGAAGGTGCAGCATTTGCATCTGTAATGGCTGATTATGCCGGTCTAACATTTGGCTTGATTTGTGTTTACCGAATCTGGGCGAAGAAGCAGTTACCATCGCCATGGGATCTGCTTAAGAAAACCAGCCATGGTTTGAGTCGTTTCGTAAAACTGAATCGCGATATCTTTCTTCGTTCATTGTGTCTACAAGCGACTTTCACTTTCATGACCTTCCAAGGAGCAAGCTTTGGCGATGATGTCGTGGCGGCCAATGCAGTGTTGATGAGTTTCTTGATGATCATCTCTTATGGGATGGATGGTTTTGCCTACGCAATGGAAGCGATGGTCGGTAAAGCGATAGGCGCGAAAGACAAAGATGAACTGAACCAGTCATTGATTGGTACTTTCTTCTGGAGCTTTAATATTTGTTTGGTGTTGACCATAGTGTTCGCAATCGCTGGCTCTAGCTTAATTAATATGATCACCACAATCCCAGATGTAAAAAGCCAAGCTGAGGTGTACCTGCCTTGGTTGATCGCAATGCCACTGGTTTCAATGTGGTGCTTCTTACTCGATGGTATTTTTGTTGGAGCAACTAAAGGCAAGGACATGCGCAATAGTATGTTTGTCGCGACCTGCTGCTTCTTTGTTATTTTCTTCCTAGCGTCCAGTTTAGAAAATCATGCTCTGTGGCTTGCGATGCTGAGCTTTATGGCAATGCGTGGTATTGGTCTTGGTGTGTTATTTGTTTCTCAGTGGAAGAAGGGCGAATTCCTCGCTTAG
- the plsB gene encoding glycerol-3-phosphate 1-O-acyltransferase PlsB, translating to MSSGQSFSRSLMKLPLSVLVKGTSIPSNPVEDLNIDLSKPIVYSLPFRSSVDILTLQKHALELGLPDPLSKLEINGKSLQRYVFISSRKTLLQDDDYVPSSSIEVFSELLSLHADDSELDVQVIPATVLWGRKPGKENNQKPYLQAMNGLEKSKAVLLAGRDCLVRFSPVVSLRYMANSHGTDSTIAHKLARVARIHFSRQKLAASGPNLPSRQALFDRLLKSEAIKKAIEDEAQAKNISIEKASKEAQDIMDEIAANFSYSLIKRGEKILGWLWNKLYQGLHISNASTVRKLAQDGHEIVYVPCHRSHMDYLLLSYVLYHEGMVPPHIAAGINLNFFPAGPIFRHGGAFFIRRSFKGNKLYSTIFREYLAELFAKGYSVEYFSEGGRSRTGRLLQAKTGMLAMTIQAMLRGMNRPVTLVPVYIGYEHVMEVATYAKELRGKRKEKENASLVIRTIRKLRNFGKGYVNFGEPIQLNQYLNEHSPEWTKDIDPMGTSKPQWMNPVVNDLATKMMTHINDAAATNALTLCATALLASRQRALSRDSLVSQINCYLSLLKNVPYSATFTVPKDSAEELVKHAESLNKFLIESDSMGDIISLDRHQSILMTYYRNNIIHLFALPSLIAQMTIRQRGLSIDAIQENVATIYPFLKKELFLSYEEDKLEGVVSNIIEELVNQGMLVISDNEVTINQSNSQALMLLGRTISETLQRYSIALNLLAENPDLDKSDLEQKSQDIAQRLGRLQGINAPEFFDKGVFASMFATLKQQQYLDNDGNCDLEKTQQFAKLLYSMLYPEVRLTIQESIHQAE from the coding sequence ATGTCTTCTGGACAATCTTTTTCACGTTCATTAATGAAGCTACCTTTATCCGTATTGGTAAAGGGCACATCAATTCCTTCAAACCCTGTTGAGGATTTGAACATTGATTTGAGCAAACCGATTGTATACTCCTTACCGTTTCGCTCAAGTGTAGACATTCTTACATTACAAAAACATGCACTTGAATTAGGCCTACCTGATCCGTTGAGCAAGCTTGAAATCAACGGCAAATCACTGCAACGCTACGTTTTCATCTCTTCTCGAAAAACTCTGCTGCAAGACGATGATTATGTACCAAGCTCTTCAATTGAAGTGTTCTCTGAATTGCTTTCACTGCACGCTGACGACTCTGAACTCGATGTTCAAGTTATCCCTGCTACAGTGCTGTGGGGACGTAAGCCTGGTAAAGAGAATAACCAGAAGCCTTACCTACAGGCAATGAACGGCTTAGAGAAATCAAAAGCTGTATTGCTAGCCGGTCGTGACTGTCTGGTTCGTTTCAGCCCAGTGGTTTCTCTACGCTACATGGCTAACTCACACGGCACCGACAGCACCATCGCGCACAAATTGGCGCGCGTGGCACGTATTCACTTCTCTCGCCAAAAGCTTGCTGCATCAGGTCCTAACCTGCCAAGCCGCCAAGCTCTGTTTGATCGCCTATTAAAATCAGAAGCGATCAAGAAAGCGATTGAAGACGAAGCACAAGCAAAGAACATCTCGATCGAGAAAGCGAGCAAAGAAGCTCAAGACATCATGGACGAGATTGCTGCGAACTTCTCGTACTCGCTGATCAAGCGTGGTGAGAAGATTCTTGGCTGGCTGTGGAATAAGCTGTACCAAGGCCTACATATCAGTAACGCTTCAACGGTTCGTAAGCTGGCTCAAGATGGTCACGAGATTGTTTACGTGCCTTGTCACCGTAGCCACATGGACTACTTGCTGCTTTCTTATGTGCTTTACCACGAAGGCATGGTGCCTCCGCACATCGCTGCGGGTATCAACCTAAACTTCTTCCCTGCCGGTCCTATTTTCCGTCATGGTGGTGCGTTCTTTATTCGTCGTAGCTTCAAAGGCAACAAACTGTACTCGACGATTTTCCGTGAATACCTAGCGGAATTGTTCGCTAAAGGTTACTCAGTAGAGTACTTCAGTGAAGGTGGTCGTTCTCGTACAGGTCGTCTACTGCAAGCGAAAACGGGCATGCTAGCGATGACAATCCAAGCAATGCTGCGCGGCATGAACCGTCCGGTGACTTTGGTTCCTGTATACATCGGCTACGAGCACGTGATGGAAGTAGCGACTTACGCGAAAGAGCTTCGAGGTAAGCGTAAAGAGAAAGAAAACGCGAGCTTGGTGATTCGTACCATTCGTAAGCTGCGTAACTTTGGTAAAGGCTACGTGAACTTCGGTGAGCCGATTCAACTGAACCAATACCTGAATGAGCACTCACCAGAGTGGACCAAAGACATCGACCCAATGGGCACCAGCAAGCCACAATGGATGAACCCAGTGGTTAATGACTTAGCGACCAAAATGATGACGCACATTAACGATGCGGCAGCAACCAATGCCCTGACCCTTTGTGCAACGGCACTATTGGCTTCAAGACAGCGCGCATTGTCTCGTGACTCTTTGGTTTCTCAGATCAATTGCTACCTGTCTCTGCTTAAGAACGTTCCATATTCGGCAACGTTCACAGTGCCAAAAGACAGCGCTGAAGAATTGGTAAAACATGCTGAATCACTTAACAAGTTCTTGATTGAATCAGACTCAATGGGCGACATCATTTCACTAGACCGTCACCAGTCAATTCTGATGACCTACTACCGAAACAACATCATTCACTTGTTTGCTCTGCCATCGTTAATTGCACAGATGACCATTCGTCAGCGCGGTTTATCGATTGACGCGATTCAAGAGAACGTTGCTACTATCTACCCGTTCTTGAAGAAAGAGCTATTCCTAAGCTACGAAGAAGACAAGCTTGAAGGCGTGGTTTCTAACATCATTGAAGAGCTGGTTAACCAAGGTATGCTTGTGATTTCTGATAACGAAGTCACCATCAACCAATCAAACAGCCAAGCACTGATGCTATTAGGTCGTACGATTTCAGAGACGCTACAGCGCTACTCGATTGCTCTAAACCTGTTGGCAGAGAATCCTGACCTGGATAAATCCGATCTTGAACAGAAGAGCCAAGACATTGCACAGCGACTTGGTCGTCTACAAGGCATCAATGCACCAGAGTTCTTCGATAAAGGCGTGTTTGCATCGATGTTTGCAACTCTGAAACAGCAGCAATATCTGGATAACGATGGTAACTGTGATTTAGAAAAGACTCAGCAATTCGCTAAGCTTCTCTACTCAATGCTTTACCCAGAAGTACGTTTGACGATTCAAGAGAGTATCCACCAAGCAGAGTAA
- the lexA gene encoding transcriptional repressor LexA, translated as MKPLTPRQQQVFDLIKGKIEDSGMPPTRAEIARELGFRSANAAEEHLKALARKEAIEIIPGASRGIRILLEDAANEEQGLPLIGQVAAGEPILAQEHVEMHYQVDPGMFKPQADFLLRVNGESMKDIGIMDGDLLAVHKTQDVRDGQVVVARVDDDVTVKRLERKGSTVLLHAENEEFSPIHVDLESQHLSIEGLAVGIIRNTDWM; from the coding sequence ATGAAGCCGTTAACGCCCCGCCAGCAACAAGTCTTTGACCTTATCAAAGGTAAGATCGAAGATTCCGGTATGCCACCGACACGTGCAGAAATCGCGCGTGAACTAGGTTTCCGTTCTGCCAATGCTGCAGAAGAACATTTGAAAGCTCTTGCTCGTAAAGAAGCGATTGAGATTATCCCGGGTGCGTCTCGCGGTATTCGTATTTTGCTTGAAGATGCAGCAAACGAAGAGCAAGGTTTACCATTAATCGGTCAGGTTGCCGCTGGTGAGCCTATCTTGGCTCAAGAGCATGTAGAAATGCATTACCAAGTTGATCCAGGCATGTTTAAACCACAAGCAGACTTCTTACTTCGTGTAAATGGCGAAAGTATGAAAGACATCGGTATTATGGATGGTGATTTATTAGCTGTTCATAAAACACAAGATGTCCGCGATGGTCAGGTTGTAGTGGCTCGTGTCGATGATGATGTAACGGTAAAACGCCTAGAACGTAAAGGTTCAACGGTTCTGTTACATGCTGAAAATGAAGAGTTTTCTCCAATTCATGTCGATCTAGAATCTCAACACTTGTCTATTGAAGGGCTTGCGGTTGGTATTATTCGCAACACCGACTGGATGTAG
- the fabR gene encoding HTH-type transcriptional repressor FabR: MKPMGIRAQQKEKTRRSLIDAAFSQLSADRSFSNLSLREVAREAGIAPTSFYRHFKDMDELGLTMVDEGGLLLRQLMRQARQRIVKEGSVIRTSVETFMEFIESSPNVFRLLLRERSGTSFEFRAAVAREIQHFSAELTEYLITTGMTRDEAFTQAEASVILVFNSGAEALDLDRRQRDELAERLIMQLRMMAKGAFWYRKERERNRLKGGIE; this comes from the coding sequence ATGAAACCAATGGGCATTCGCGCACAGCAAAAAGAAAAAACTCGTCGCAGCTTAATCGATGCAGCATTTAGCCAACTCAGCGCTGATCGTAGTTTTTCCAATCTAAGCTTGAGAGAAGTCGCTCGTGAGGCTGGAATAGCACCGACTTCCTTTTATCGTCACTTCAAAGACATGGATGAGCTTGGCTTAACCATGGTTGATGAAGGTGGCTTACTGTTGCGCCAGTTAATGCGTCAAGCTAGACAACGCATAGTAAAAGAAGGCAGTGTGATTCGCACATCGGTTGAAACCTTTATGGAATTCATTGAAAGCAGCCCTAACGTATTCAGACTGTTATTGCGAGAGCGCTCAGGAACTTCATTTGAGTTTCGTGCAGCGGTAGCTCGTGAGATACAGCACTTCTCTGCTGAGTTAACCGAATATTTGATAACGACTGGCATGACAAGGGACGAAGCTTTTACTCAAGCTGAAGCCTCGGTCATCTTAGTTTTCAACTCAGGGGCAGAAGCATTAGATTTAGATCGACGTCAGCGAGATGAATTGGCTGAACGCTTGATCATGCAATTGCGAATGATGGCCAAAGGAGCTTTTTGGTATCGTAAAGAACGTGAACGTAACCGATTAAAAGGCGGGATTGAATAA
- the ubiA gene encoding 4-hydroxybenzoate octaprenyltransferase yields MLATKAKAYWQLTRMNRPIGTLLLLWPTLWSLIIAAQGMPDFDVLVVFVLGVVLMRSAGCVINDFADRKVDGHVKRTKQRPLPSGLVSSKEAILLFLVLAVVSFLLVLTMNPLTIKLSFIGVGLAFIYPFMKRFTHLPQLFLGLAFSWAIPMAWAAQTNELPSIVWFIFVINALWTIAYDTQYAMVDRDDDLKIGIKSTAILFGRFDKLIVGSLQLVTLAMLIALGMYYQLGDTFYWALLVAGSLFVYQQHLMRHRDRDLCFQAFLNNNYVGMAVTVGLFITFW; encoded by the coding sequence ATGCTTGCCACCAAAGCGAAGGCGTATTGGCAATTAACGCGAATGAATCGCCCGATTGGTACCCTGTTACTTCTTTGGCCGACCTTGTGGTCACTGATTATCGCCGCACAAGGTATGCCTGATTTTGATGTCTTGGTTGTTTTCGTACTCGGTGTGGTGTTGATGCGTTCGGCTGGCTGTGTGATCAATGACTTTGCTGACCGTAAAGTAGATGGTCATGTTAAACGTACCAAGCAGCGTCCATTACCTTCAGGTTTGGTTTCCAGTAAGGAAGCGATTCTGCTCTTTTTAGTGCTAGCCGTGGTTTCCTTCTTGCTGGTACTGACCATGAATCCACTGACCATTAAGCTCTCATTTATTGGTGTTGGTCTGGCGTTCATTTACCCTTTCATGAAGCGTTTTACGCATCTTCCACAGTTGTTTCTCGGCTTAGCGTTTAGTTGGGCGATACCAATGGCTTGGGCGGCACAAACCAATGAACTGCCAAGCATTGTGTGGTTTATATTCGTGATTAACGCGTTGTGGACGATTGCTTACGACACGCAATATGCGATGGTTGATCGAGATGACGACCTGAAGATTGGTATTAAATCGACGGCGATTTTATTTGGTCGCTTCGATAAACTGATTGTTGGCTCTTTGCAACTCGTCACCCTAGCGATGCTGATTGCGTTAGGCATGTATTACCAACTAGGTGATACCTTCTATTGGGCATTGTTGGTAGCAGGAAGTTTGTTTGTGTATCAACAACACCTGATGCGCCACCGTGATCGAGACCTTTGTTTCCAAGCATTTCTCAACAATAATTATGTTGGAATGGCAGTGACTGTAGGCTTATTCATTACCTTCTGGTAA
- a CDS encoding YijD family membrane protein, translating into MSNENNTVNRGSERKTLVLAVVAGVCGDALLSWVTMSEVGFSIFPLIALVLAVQALYQEYLTNPVSEDIPLVGLACFFVGAFGHSAFVKAQHPDAGSNFFAIIVAMLLLAWVGKKLGFIGKTA; encoded by the coding sequence ATGTCGAATGAAAATAATACTGTAAACCGTGGTTCTGAAAGAAAGACACTCGTACTTGCTGTTGTAGCCGGTGTGTGTGGTGATGCATTGTTATCTTGGGTAACAATGAGCGAAGTGGGCTTCTCTATTTTTCCGCTTATCGCTTTAGTTTTGGCTGTACAAGCGCTTTACCAAGAATACCTAACTAACCCAGTATCTGAAGATATCCCACTAGTAGGTTTAGCTTGTTTCTTCGTGGGTGCATTTGGCCACTCGGCTTTCGTGAAAGCACAACACCCAGACGCTGGCTCAAACTTCTTCGCGATTATTGTCGCGATGCTGCTTTTAGCCTGGGTAGGTAAGAAACTAGGCTTTATCGGTAAAACGGCTTAA
- a CDS encoding chorismate lyase: MNQPISLYLNSLMNVDWQSTETFDFPNETTKEWLMEQGSLSRKLGKSCQHLSVELLHNQVVERSRLQQDEEHLLSSFDCLLRKVILKGDDEPWVLGRTLIPRVTLEDHQHSDLSQQGNVPLGLTVFSAENVERDALQVGWVIAGDEQLLARRSRLWMNHKPMLVAELFLPTSPIYSKESV, translated from the coding sequence ATGAATCAGCCAATATCGCTGTATCTTAATTCGTTAATGAATGTAGATTGGCAAAGTACAGAAACATTTGATTTTCCTAATGAAACCACCAAAGAGTGGCTTATGGAGCAAGGTTCTCTTTCCCGCAAGTTGGGTAAGAGCTGTCAGCACCTGTCTGTTGAGTTGCTTCATAATCAAGTTGTAGAACGCTCAAGGCTACAACAAGACGAGGAACATCTTTTATCATCGTTTGATTGCTTACTGCGTAAAGTGATTTTAAAGGGTGATGATGAACCGTGGGTGTTAGGTCGAACCTTGATTCCCCGAGTCACGCTAGAAGATCATCAGCACTCTGACCTTTCTCAACAAGGTAATGTCCCGCTTGGATTGACCGTTTTCAGTGCTGAGAACGTGGAGCGAGATGCGCTGCAAGTCGGTTGGGTTATCGCGGGCGATGAGCAATTACTCGCACGTCGTTCTCGATTATGGATGAACCATAAACCGATGCTTGTGGCTGAACTGTTTTTACCAACATCACCCATTTACTCTAAGGAGAGTGTGTAA
- a CDS encoding class I SAM-dependent methyltransferase: protein MSNPTKPQMKPLTRKPRSSVQKASSEQGSAHQELQVPTNLVQHLWFRSRESLADDGLVYDPIAAQACKRCQLAPECLTGELDQQQLLYATLTQLCDSQVQQFLSHNPDAWIINVGAGLDTRFYRLDNGRCHWVELDVTENLVWRQRLFHKNERYRLECGSVDDLTWLDELNIPEQASVMVVCEHALLDCNEQQTANFIQSLSRYFTHAHACLVLAGDKSSSALGQKLGSGKYAHGLSSPINSVLNWLPWAQWVKAFSPLDQQCNRWKLWQRLLCKISQVKKRLTPQLVLVKW from the coding sequence ATGTCAAACCCAACCAAACCTCAAATGAAGCCGCTTACTCGTAAGCCGCGCTCCTCTGTGCAAAAGGCTTCTTCTGAACAAGGGTCTGCACATCAAGAATTACAAGTTCCGACCAACCTCGTTCAACACCTTTGGTTTCGTAGTCGTGAAAGCCTAGCCGATGACGGTCTCGTTTATGACCCTATCGCAGCTCAAGCTTGCAAGCGCTGCCAACTCGCACCTGAATGTCTTACTGGCGAGCTAGACCAGCAACAACTTCTCTACGCAACACTGACTCAACTTTGTGACTCTCAAGTTCAGCAATTTCTATCTCACAACCCAGATGCTTGGATCATCAATGTTGGGGCAGGGCTCGACACCCGTTTCTACCGTTTGGATAATGGACGCTGCCATTGGGTTGAGTTGGATGTCACGGAAAACCTAGTGTGGCGCCAACGCCTGTTCCACAAAAATGAACGCTATCGTTTGGAGTGTGGTTCTGTCGATGACCTAACTTGGCTGGATGAACTTAATATTCCAGAACAAGCCTCGGTGATGGTGGTGTGTGAACATGCTCTGCTCGATTGCAATGAACAACAGACCGCGAACTTTATTCAGTCTTTGAGCCGCTACTTTACTCATGCACACGCGTGTTTAGTGTTAGCTGGAGATAAAAGCTCTAGTGCTCTTGGGCAAAAGCTCGGTTCTGGAAAGTATGCGCATGGCCTGTCTTCTCCAATAAACAGTGTTCTCAATTGGCTGCCATGGGCACAATGGGTAAAAGCGTTTTCTCCCCTAGACCAGCAATGCAATCGTTGGAAATTGTGGCAGCGATTATTGTGTAAGATCTCTCAGGTCAAAAAGCGTTTAACGCCACAGTTAGTGCTCGTTAAGTGGTAA
- the trmA gene encoding tRNA (uridine(54)-C5)-methyltransferase TrmA yields the protein MANLDVNPQRYQEQLAEKTERLTEMFSEYNVPELEVYESPEQHYRMRAEFRVWHEGDDMYYVMFNQETKEKYRVDQFPAASRLINDLMPLLTDAMKENHSLRHKLFQVDFLSTLSGEILVSLLYHRQLGEQWIQDAKALKQQLNDEGFNLNLIGRARKMKIVLDRDYVIEKLDVNGDSYIYQQVENSFTQPNGKVAEKMLEWAVDCTQDSKGDLLELYCGNGNFSLALAQNFERVLATELAKPSVESAQYNIAANKIDNVQIIRMSAEDFTVAMEGKREFRRLQQANIDLKSYNCNTIFVDPPRSGMDVDTCKMVQGYERIMYISCNPETLKENLEILSETHDITRFALFDQFPYTHHMEAGVFLERKA from the coding sequence ATGGCGAATTTAGATGTAAACCCGCAACGCTACCAAGAACAACTGGCAGAAAAGACTGAACGTCTTACTGAAATGTTCTCAGAATATAATGTGCCTGAGCTGGAAGTGTATGAATCTCCAGAACAACACTACCGCATGCGTGCTGAGTTCCGCGTGTGGCATGAAGGTGACGATATGTATTACGTCATGTTCAATCAAGAGACTAAAGAAAAATATCGCGTAGACCAATTCCCTGCTGCTAGCCGTCTAATCAATGACTTGATGCCTCTACTAACAGATGCAATGAAAGAGAACCACTCTCTACGCCACAAGCTATTCCAAGTAGATTTTCTTTCTACGTTGAGTGGTGAGATTTTGGTATCACTGCTTTACCACCGTCAATTGGGTGAGCAATGGATTCAAGATGCTAAAGCACTTAAGCAACAATTGAATGATGAAGGTTTTAACCTAAACCTGATTGGTCGTGCGCGTAAGATGAAAATCGTCCTTGATCGCGATTACGTAATTGAAAAGCTAGATGTGAATGGTGACAGCTACATCTACCAACAAGTAGAGAACAGCTTTACTCAACCAAACGGTAAAGTAGCAGAGAAAATGTTGGAATGGGCTGTCGACTGTACTCAAGACAGCAAAGGTGACTTATTAGAACTTTACTGTGGTAACGGTAACTTCTCATTAGCACTGGCACAAAACTTTGAGCGTGTACTAGCGACTGAGCTAGCGAAGCCATCTGTAGAGTCAGCACAGTACAACATTGCGGCGAACAAGATTGATAATGTTCAGATCATTCGTATGTCTGCGGAAGATTTTACCGTAGCAATGGAAGGTAAACGTGAATTCCGCCGTCTGCAACAAGCAAACATCGATCTGAAGAGCTACAACTGCAACACTATCTTTGTTGATCCACCACGCTCAGGCATGGATGTTGATACTTGTAAGATGGTTCAAGGCTACGAGCGTATCATGTACATCTCTTGTAACCCTGAAACGTTGAAAGAGAACCTAGAGATCTTAAGCGAAACACACGATATCACTCGTTTTGCTCTGTTTGACCAGTTCCCTTACACCCACCACATGGAAGCGGGTGTGTTCTTAGAGCGTAAAGCATAA
- the sthA gene encoding Si-specific NAD(P)(+) transhydrogenase — protein sequence MPHSNHFDVIVIGSGPGGEGAAMGLTKAGLNVAIIEKESSVGGGCTHWGTIPSKALRHAVSRIIEFNSNPLFCQNNKSIHSTFSNILGHAKSVIDKQTRLRQGFYDRNQCTLVFGTARFIDTNTVSVMQSDGTEEHYSADKFVIATGSRPYQPDNVDFLHERVYDSDSILSLKHDPQHIIIYGAGVIGCEYASIFRGLGVKTDLINTRDRLLSFLDNETSDALSYHFWNSGVVIRNDETFEKIEGTDDGVIIHLESGKKMRADCLLYANGRTGNTDKLNLGAVGLEADSRGQVSVNTNYQTNVDHVYAVGDVIGYPSLASAAYDQGRFVAQAIVKGEAERHLIEDIPTGIYTIPEISSVGKTEQELTAAKVPYEVGRSSFKHLARAQIAGKDIGSLKILFHRETKEILGIHVFGERAAEIIHIGQAIMEQKGEANTIEYFVNTTFNYPTMAEAYRVAALNGLNRLF from the coding sequence ATGCCGCACTCCAACCACTTTGATGTAATCGTAATTGGTAGTGGCCCCGGAGGAGAAGGGGCAGCGATGGGATTAACCAAAGCCGGGTTGAACGTTGCAATCATTGAGAAAGAGAGCAGCGTTGGTGGTGGTTGTACTCACTGGGGAACCATTCCTTCAAAAGCACTGCGTCATGCCGTAAGCCGTATTATCGAATTCAACAGCAATCCGCTGTTTTGTCAGAACAATAAAAGCATTCACTCAACGTTTTCCAACATTTTGGGTCATGCTAAATCCGTAATCGACAAGCAGACTCGATTACGTCAAGGTTTCTACGACCGCAACCAGTGCACGCTGGTATTTGGTACTGCACGTTTTATCGATACCAACACTGTCTCGGTAATGCAAAGCGATGGCACTGAAGAACATTACAGTGCAGACAAGTTTGTTATCGCGACAGGCTCTCGCCCTTACCAACCAGACAACGTGGACTTCTTACACGAGCGTGTTTACGACAGTGACTCAATTCTTTCTCTTAAACACGACCCTCAACACATCATCATTTATGGTGCTGGCGTTATCGGTTGTGAGTACGCGTCTATCTTCCGCGGCTTAGGTGTCAAAACCGATCTCATCAATACTCGAGACCGCCTACTGTCATTCCTAGACAATGAAACCTCTGATGCGCTTTCTTACCACTTCTGGAACAGCGGTGTAGTGATTCGTAACGACGAAACCTTTGAGAAAATCGAAGGCACGGACGATGGCGTGATCATTCACCTAGAATCCGGCAAGAAAATGCGTGCCGATTGCCTACTGTATGCCAATGGCCGAACCGGTAATACCGATAAGTTGAACCTTGGTGCGGTTGGTTTAGAGGCGGATTCTCGTGGACAAGTATCAGTCAACACCAATTACCAAACCAATGTTGACCATGTTTACGCGGTAGGCGATGTGATTGGCTACCCTAGCCTAGCGAGTGCGGCTTATGACCAAGGTCGATTTGTTGCTCAGGCAATTGTGAAAGGTGAAGCTGAACGCCACCTTATTGAAGACATCCCAACCGGTATCTACACCATCCCTGAGATCAGTTCTGTTGGTAAAACCGAGCAAGAACTAACGGCTGCGAAAGTACCGTACGAAGTGGGACGTTCTTCATTCAAACACTTAGCTCGAGCTCAAATCGCTGGTAAAGATATTGGTAGCTTGAAGATCCTGTTCCATCGCGAAACCAAAGAGATTTTGGGTATCCACGTGTTTGGTGAGCGTGCCGCTGAAATCATCCATATCGGCCAAGCGATTATGGAGCAGAAAGGTGAAGCAAATACCATCGAGTACTTTGTAAATACCACCTTTAACTATCCAACGATGGCAGAGGCTTATCGTGTTGCCGCTCTTAACGGCCTTAACCGTTTGTTCTAA
- a CDS encoding diacylglycerol kinase codes for MTKKSNTGFKRIIKAAGFSWQGITSSFKNEAAFRQEVFMAAVLIPLAFYLDVSQVERILMISSVVLVMVVELINTAIEAVVDRIGSEHHELSGMAKDVGSAAVFICLALAGYVWLEILFL; via the coding sequence ATGACCAAAAAATCAAACACCGGATTCAAACGCATCATCAAAGCAGCAGGCTTTTCATGGCAAGGCATTACGAGTTCGTTTAAAAACGAGGCTGCATTTCGACAAGAAGTGTTCATGGCGGCCGTGCTTATTCCGTTGGCATTTTACTTAGATGTAAGCCAAGTTGAGCGAATCTTGATGATCTCATCTGTGGTATTGGTGATGGTTGTCGAGCTAATCAATACCGCGATTGAAGCGGTTGTCGACCGAATCGGCAGTGAGCATCATGAGTTATCTGGAATGGCGAAAGATGTCGGCTCGGCAGCGGTTTTCATCTGTTTGGCACTCGCAGGTTATGTGTGGCTAGAGATCTTGTTTTTGTAA